One genomic segment of Hordeum vulgare subsp. vulgare chromosome 2H, MorexV3_pseudomolecules_assembly, whole genome shotgun sequence includes these proteins:
- the LOC123427935 gene encoding zinc finger BED domain-containing protein RICESLEEPER 1-like, with amino-acid sequence MEIEHAVIPQVVEYTEEHEVEVDVDVDNIMKTEVSYGSGIHNSAFRYKHKKRSKVWEEYKPIFLDGKVQFAECLYCHNRLSCKDSNGTSHLWRHQKICPGKTEVAAERQQKDSYFPYVLLNGDSPVSPIDPVNQIISETLDDIGSATPSRFKSKVWKEFTPIYVEGKLQAADCIHCQKRLSANKFGGRSHLSRHLLTCPGRLESIHNHQKFLFEPSSAPSFDSRVHDELSPALTNGKVQIAEYTNKFPRTSTSAHTIPIVQPIQMLPAHTPPTSDGASLKKQKTSFTNISTDKRAGKFCQETSYQELAKMIILHAYPFSIVEHEEMRRVIKNLNPVVGMVSHKDVEDHCIALFQKEKVNIKDVITLSSRRVSLSASIWTPDGSDPTVNYLCLTAHFVGDDWKVHRVIIKFGMFWSSPTNLERIIYCKEASVPESESGSYNVIWDAIRDWNLDQKILSLTSVGDVRNNANTVKLKEMLIEKKCLPIRGKLYNIACLDDILNSVVSAGQADILRFVGDVLMEFFVAHASSASAQQQLLEVVSQMSLKCPQEDAKWWHKFYFRLEVILHFKKSFPSEEVLNPEDMNVAESICKILRTFYRVIEVISCPSSVTANMYFNEVWKVRTVLQEEASNGNGEYSRLVMQMQESFHEYWQNSYLSLSIPVVLDPRFKISFIEFRLKRAFGTNSESYLSEIRDTVRELFNEYCNPTDRPSTASNSAALGADYNDSLEDWDQHLNEQAGSQISTELDDYLEEGLVPRKDEFDILNWWMNHTEKYPTLAAMAQDILAMPASAVQSEAAFSSSGPVIPKHYSTLSIKTIEALVCARDWMR; translated from the exons ATGGAGATAGAGCATGCTGTGATCCCGCAGGTCGTGGAGTATACCGAGGAGCATGAGGTGGAGGTGGACGTGGACGTGGACAACATCATGAAGACGGAGGTGTCGTACGGTTCCGGGATTCACAACAGCGCCTTCAGGTACAAGCACAAGAAGAGGTCCAAGGTCTGGGAGGAGTACAAGCCCATCTTCCTCGACGGCAAGGTCCAGTTCGCTGAGTGCCTCTATTGCCACAACCGGCTCAGCTGCAAGGACTCCAACGGCACCAGCCACCTGTGGCGCCACCAGAAGATCTGCCCGGGCAAGACGGAGGTCGCGGCGGAGAGGCAACAGAAGGATTCCTACTTCCCATATG TTTTGCTGAATGGAGATAGTCCAGTTTCACCAATTGACCCGGTCAATCAGATTATTTCCGAGACGCTTGACGACATCGGCTCAGCAACTCCCAGCAGATTCAAGTCGAAGGTGTGGAAGGAGTTTACGCCCATTTATGTCGAGGGAAAACTCCAGGCTGCAGATTGCATTCACTGCCAAAAACGTCTCAGCGCAAATAAGTTTGGAGGGAGGAGCCATCTTAGTCGACATCTCCTAACCTGTCCAGGACGGCTTGAAAGTATCCACAATCATCAGAAGTTTTTGTTTGAGCCTTCGAGTGCACCTAGTTTCGACTCCAGGGTGCATGATGAGCTCTCGCCCGCCTTGACAAATGGGAAGGTTCAGATTGCAGAATACACTAACAAGTTCCCCAGGACTAGTACCTCTGCTCATACCATCCCCATAGTCCAGCCCATTCAAATGTTGCCAGCACACACCCCACCAACATCAGATGGTGCAAGCCTGAAGAAACAGAAAACCTCATTTACAAACATTTCAACTGACAAGCGTGCCGGGAAGTTTTGTCAGGAAACATCTTACCAAGAGCTAGCCAAAATGATAATTctacatgcttatcctttttcaaTTGTGGAGCATGAAGAAATGAGAAGAGTCATAAAGAATCTCAACCCTGTGGTTGGCATGGTTTCTCATAAAGATGTGGAAGATCATTGCATTGCTTTATTTCAGAAGGAAAAGGTAAATATTAAGGATGTAATTACACTTTCCTCCCGACGTGTATCTCTGTCAGCAAGCATCTGGACTCCTGATGGATCTGATCCAACAGTAAATTACCTCTGTTTGACGGCACATTTTGTTGGTGATGACTGGAAAGTTCACAGAGTAATAATCAAATTTGGCATGTTTTGGTCTTCACCTACTAATTTGGAAAGGATAATATATTGCAAGGAGGCTTCTGTCCCGGAGTCTGAAAGTGGATCATACAACGTCATATGGGATGCAATTAGAGACTGGAATCTTGATCAAAAGATTTTGAGCTTGACTTCTGTTGGTGATGTTAGGAACAATGCAAATACCGTGAAGCTAAAGGAAATGCTCATAGAAAAGAAGTGCCTTCCTATTAGAGGCAAGCTATACAACATTGCTTGTCTGGACGACATCTTAAATAGTGTTGTTTCTGCAGGTCAAGCAGATATACTTCGCTTTGTTGGTGACGTACTCATGGAATTTTTTGTGGCAcatgcatcttcagcttcagcccAACAACAGCTTCTGGAAGTCGTTTCACAGATGAGTTTGAAGTGTCCACAGGAAGATGCTAAGTGGTGGCACAAATTTTATTTCAGGCTTGAAGTTATTTTGCATTTCAAGAAGTCATTTCCTTCTGAAGAAGTGTTGAATCCAGAAGATATGAATGTTGCTGAGTCTATTTGCAAGATTTTGAGGACGTTTTATCGTGTCATTGAAGTAATATCTTGCCCTAGCTCTGTCACAGCAAATATGTACTTCAACGAGGTTTGGAAAGTGAGGACAGTGTTGCAAGAAGAAGCATCAAATGGTAATGGAGAAtattctagattggttatgcagaTGCAGGAATCGTTCCATGAGTATTGGCAGAATTCATACTTGTCGTTGTCAATACCTGTTGTTCTGGATCCTAGATTTAAAATCAGTTTCATTGAGTTTCGTCTGAAACGAGCTTTCGGCACAAATTCAGAGAGCTACTTATCTGAAATACGTGACACAGTCCGGGAACTCTTCAATGAATACTGCAACCCTACGGATCGGCCAAGCACAGCTTCAAATAGTGCAGCTTTGGGTGCCGATTATAATGATTCATTGGAAGACTGGGATCAGCATCTCAATGAACAAGCAGGCTCTCAGATATCTACAGAACTTGATGACTACCTTGAAGAGGGCCTAGTTCCAAGAAAGGATGAGTTTGACATTCTAAACTGGTGGATGAATCATACTGAAAAGTACCCAACGCTAGCAGCTATGGCACAGGACATATTAGCTATGCCAGCATCTGCTGTCCAATC